A genomic region of Vitis vinifera cultivar Pinot Noir 40024 chromosome 7, ASM3070453v1 contains the following coding sequences:
- the LOC100256159 gene encoding ammonium transporter 3 member 1, which produces MASTVPVAYQGNLSASVPVWLNKGDNAWQMIAATLVGLQSVPGLVILYGSVVKKKWAVNSAFMALYAFAAVVLCWVIWAYKMSFGDKLLPFWGKAGPALGQKYLLKQSALPATTHYHKDGTVETAMATPFYPMATMVWFQCVFAAITVILLAGSLLGRMNIRAWMMFVPLWLTFCYTVGVFSLWGGGFLFHWGVMDYSGGYVIHLSSGIGGFTTAYWVGPRSTRDRERFPPNNVLLMLAGAGLLWLGWAGFNGGDPYAANTDSSMAVLNTNICAATSLLVWTWLDVIFFKKPSVIGAVQGMITGLVCITPAAGLVQGWAAIVMGILSGSVPWFTMMILHKRWTLLHHIDDTLGVFHTHAVAGYLGGILTGVFAEPELCSLFLPVTNSRGAVYGGSGGIQVLKQLAGGAFIIGWNAVVTSIICLVVRVVLPLRMPEEELLIGDDAVHGEEAYALWGDGEKYDSAKHGLYSDDTQHQMPSSGTTQVV; this is translated from the exons ATGGCATCTACAGTTCCCGTTGCCTATCAGGGCAATTTGTCGGCGTCCGTGCCGGTCTGGTTGAATAAGGGAGACAACGCATGGCAGATGATAGCGGCCACGCTGGTGGGCCTCCAGAGCGTGCCCGGGCTGGTGATCCTGTACGGCAGCGTGGTGAAGAAGAAATGGGCGGTCAACTCGGCCTTCATGGCGCTCTACGCCTTCGCCGCGGTGGTCCTCTGCTGGGTCATCTGGGCCTACAAGATGTCCTTCGGCGACAAGCTTCTACCATTCTGGGGGAAGGCCGGGCCTGCGCTGGGCCAGAAGTACCTGCTAAAGCAATCGGCTCTGCCGGCGACCACGCATTACCATAAGGATGGGACGGTGGAAACGGCGATGGCGACGCCCTTCTATCCGATGGCGACGATGGTTTGGTTCCAGTGCGTGTTTGCGGCCATCACGGTGATTCTGCTGGCGGGGTCGCTGCTGGGGAGGATGAATATAAGGGCGTGGATGATGTTTGTGCCGCTTTGGCTCACTTTTTGCTACACTGTTGGGGTCTTCAGCCTGTGGGGTGGTGGCTTCTTGTTTCATTGGGGTGTCATGGACTACTCTGGTGGTTATGTCATTCATCTCTCCTCTGGGATTGGTGGCTTCACTACTGCCTATTGG GTGGGGCCAAGATCAACGAGGGACAGAGAGAGGTTTCCCCCAAACAATGTGCTGCTGATGCTGGCAGGGGCGGGGCTGCTGTGGTTGGGATGGGCAGGGTTCAACGGAGGAGACCCTTATGCAGCTAACACCGACTCCTCCATGGCAGTTCTCAACACCAACATCTGTGCCGCCACCAGCCTCCTGGTGTGGACTTGGCTTGATGTCATCTTCTTCAAGAAGCCTTCTGTGATTGGCGCCGTTCAGGGCATGATCACTGGCCTTGTCTGCATCACTCCTGCTGCAG GACTTGTTCAAGGATGGGCGGCCATAGTCATGGGCATTCTCTCCGGCAGCGTCCCATGGTTCACCATGATGATCCTCCACAAGCGCTGGACTCTTCTCCACCACATCGACGACACTCTCGGCGTCTTCCACACCCACGCCGTCGCCGGCTACCTCGGCGGCATCCTCACCGGCGTCTTCGCCGAGCCTGAGCTCTGCAGCCTCTTCCTCCCCGTCACCAACTCCCGCGGCGCCGTATACGGCGGCTCTGGCGGTATCCAGGTCCTGAAGCAGCTCGCCGGCGGAGCCTTCATCATCGGGTGGAACGCGGTGGTGACTTCCATAATATGCCTTGTGGTGAGGGTGGTGCTGCCGCTGAGGATGCCGGAGGAGGAGCTGCTGATCGGCGACGACGCCGTGCACGGCGAGGAAGCGTACGCGCTGTGGGGAGATGGGGAAAAGTATGATTCGGCAAAACATGGGCTTTATTCCGATGATACTCAGCACCAAATGCCTTCCAGTGGGACCACTCAGGTAGTTTAg